From a region of the Cucumis sativus cultivar 9930 chromosome 6, Cucumber_9930_V3, whole genome shotgun sequence genome:
- the LOC101216212 gene encoding mannosyl-oligosaccharide 1,2-alpha-mannosidase MNS3, whose translation MSSSLPYSVKDVHYDNAKFRQRSYVKVMTQNLLTGSRKRDYLSCSTGKFLVLLLIFGLAYLLLTSATPVHVPNKLAKVSENSEKQEIKNNGGINFRNLWRKAPRLPPQLPPDEKGSNTSYHIDPNTLISESLWISRQQKVKDAFIHAWSGYKRYAMGYDELMPLSQHGTDGLGGLGATVVDALDTAMIMGASDIVSEAGSWIEKNLMDRIKEKGQVNLFETTIRIVGGLLSAYHLRAGEYGKTFGNEGPKPAVYLEIAKNLADRLLSAFTSSPTAIPLCDVVLKDSSAHAAPGGSSSTSEVSTLQLEFNYLSTVSGDPKYSIAAMKVLEHMKSLPKVEGLVPIYISPHTGKFSGETIRLGSRGDSYYEYLLKVWLQKRTSGNSNFTYLHDMYEEAMKGVKHLLVRKSIPNGLVFVGELPYGSDSTISPKMDHLVCFLSGTLALGATKGITKEEAMSKSLLNFDDLENLNLAEDLAKTCFEMYEVTSTGLAPEIAYFHTEEYSEQGLDGGNKKSKYIDDIIIKPLDRHNLMRPETVESLFVLYRITGDPKYRAWGWEIFEAFERHTKVSSGGYTSLDDVTTIPPRRRDKMETFFLGETLKYLYLLFGDSSTIPLDKYVFNTEAHPLPMDGNIQIQ comes from the exons ATGTCGAGTTCTCTACCTTACTCTGTCAAGGATGTTCATTACGACAATGCTAAGTTTCGACAGAGATCCTACGTCAAG GTGATGACTCAGAATTTACTCACTGGTAGCAGAAAACGTGATTATCTAAGTTGTAGCACAGGAAAATTTCTTGTATTACTTTTGATCTTCGGTTTGGCATATCTTTTATTGACAAGTGCTACTCCTGTCCATGTTCCCAACAAACTTGCCAAAGTTAGCGAGAATAGTGAGAAACAAGAGATTAAAAATAATGGTGGCATCAACTTCAGGAACTTATGGAGGAAAGCTCCTAGGCTTCCCCCTCAATTACCACCAGATGAAAAAGGTAGCAATACTAGCTATCATATCGATCCAAACACGTTAATCTCTGAGTCTTTATGGATTTCAAGGCAACAGAAAGTAAAGGATGCGTTTATCCATGCATGGTCCGGCTATAAAAGGTATGCAATGGGGTATGATGAACTTATGCCACTGAGCCAGCATGGAACCGATGGGTTGGGAGGTTTAGGTGCTACAGTTGTGGATGCCCTTGACACTGCCATGATAATGGGCGCTAGTGATATTGTCTCTGAGGCAGGCTCATGGATTGAAAAAAACCTTATGGATAGAATTAAGGAAAAAGGACAAGTCAATTTATTTGAAACTACCATACGTATTGTAGGTGGTCTCTTGAGTGCATATCATTTGAGAGCTGGAGAGTATGGGAAGACCTTTGGAAATGAAGGACCCAAACCTGCTGTTTATCTAGAAATTGCGAAGAACTTGGCTGATCGTTTGCTAAGTGCTTTTACCTCCAGTCCAACTGCTATTCCTCTCTGTGATGTAGTTTTAAAAGATTCCTCTGCCCATGCAGCTCCTGGTGGATCAAGTAGTACATCCGAAGTATCCACTTTGCAACTggaatttaattatcttagtaCTGTTTCAGGCGACCCAAAGTATTCAATTGCTGCTATGAAGGTCTTGGAACACATGAAGAGCCTTCCAAAAGTGGAAGGTTTGGTTCCCATCTATATTAG CCCTCATACTGGCAAATTTAGTGGTGAAACCATAAGACTGGGATCTCGTGGTGATAGCTACTATGAGTATCTACTGAAAGTGTGGCTTCAGAAGCGAACAAGCGGAAATAGTAATTTCACTTACCTACATGATATGTATGAAGAAGCCATGAAAGGTGTTAAACATCTTCTTGTTCGGAAGTCTATTCCAAATGGGTTGGTTTTTGTTGGAGAACTGCCCTATGGATCAGATTCTACTATTAGTCCGAAGATGGATCATCTG GTATGTTTCTTATCAGGTACCCTTGCTCTTGGTGCTACCAAGGGCATCACCAAGGAAGAAGCCATGAGTAAAAGCTTGTTGAACTTTGATGATCTGGAAAATTTAAATCTGGCAGAGGATCTTGCAAAAACTTGCTTTGAAATGTATGAAGTAACCTCTACCGGTCTTGCCCCAGAAATTGCTTATTTTCATACCGAG GAATATTCTGAACAAGGCCTTGATggtggaaataaaaaatcgaAATACATTGATGACATAATAATCAAGCCACTGGATCGTCATAATCTTATGCGGCCCGAAACAGTCGAGTCATTGTTTGTCCTGTATCGTATCACAGGCGATCCGAA GTATCGTGCATGGGGGTGGGAGATTTTCGAAGCATTCGAGAGGCACACAAAGGTTAGTAGTGGTGGATATACATCACTAGATGATGTTACTACGATTCCTCCTCGGAGAAGGGACAAAATGGAGACATTCTTCCTGGGGGAGACACTCAAGTATTTGTACTTGCTATTTGGGGACAGTTCCACGATCCCATTGGATAAATATGTATTCAATACTGAAGCACATCCTCTACCAATGGACGGCAATATTCAGATTCAATGA